The DNA region TTATCAAAAGACACAAACTGTGTAAAAATATCTGTCTGTaaaaactgagagctacttATAAAGTTCTGATCAAAATCACGGCTAgtaattttgtgtttgtataaaAGAAGTACAAAAACCGTGCTGTAGCTTCTCTACCAGTCTGTCAGGAAAGCACACAGAGTTTGGAGGTGTGCCTGAGGCCCCTGTAGGCCCGGAGCCCCTCCCTCTTGGGGTCCCTCACCATCCCTCGGACCACCGGGGGACTGTCACAGCCCCTCCTCTTCTGGGCTCGGTGCAGCAGGATTCTATAAACCCCAGTGACCGGGTTGCGGGTGTCTTTGGGCTGATTGTTCTGTAGGTGCTCTGTGGTAAAGCCCAGCTCCTCCAGTGAGcccctgacctcctcctccaactccacctcctcctccaggtcccCACGCTCTGAGTCCAGCAGGTTCTGCAGAGGGCTGGCCGGTTCATGAGGTACCAACGACCAGGGAAACTCCACAGGTAAGAGCCAATCACAGCCCAGCATCTGGTCAACGGCATAACGCTCTGCGGGGACAATCTTCAAAATGCCCCTGATGAGCCTCTGGCAGGGTCCGGGCACCCAGGGGGGGAGGGTGTAAGTGCCCTCAATGATGCAGCGCCGCAGCTTCCCCATGGTCTCGGCTCGGAACGGCATGGTGCCGGTCACCATGAAGAAAAGCAGGACCCCCATGGCCCACACGTCCACTGGGGGCCCCAGGTAGCACTCGTCCCTGAAGAGCTCTGGAGCGGCGTAGGGCGGCGAGCCACAGAAGGTGTCAAGGGCGTTGTTGCGGTTTGAAACCCGCGTGCTGAATCCAAAGTCCGCCACCTTCACACAGCCAGTGCTGGTGAACAGAATGTTCTCGGCCTTCAGGTCCCTGTGaatgatgttgatgttgtgcTGCACagcaaaacagacacactggtTGGAGATTTCTAGATGTGGAACACATCTGATAACATTTCTACTGATAATAACCTTACTTAACACAGATCTCAGGCATTTGGGGCCTTTAAAGCTTTATAATTGTGATTAATTAGAACTGTAATGGAAGTTTTAAACCAGCACAGTTTCTCCAAACAGATGTGTGGGTCAAAGCTCTCTAAAATGTGTCTTAACAAAGGGAGCAGACTCCCTGTGACTTCAGTGTCTATTATCTATTAGCTGGATATGTACTGATGATGAGATGACTTACAACTGcatgatgagaaaaacaaacacacaaaaaaacaagcccagaaatgtgtctgtgtcactgACCAAATATTTGATGGCAGAAAGGATCTGGGCGAAGGTGATCTTGCTGGTGTTGTCCAACAGTTTTCCCTCGTTGCAGATCCTGTTGTGGAGGTCTCCTCCACCTGCGTACTCCAGCACCAGGTAGAGACGGCTCGGCGTCTCCACCACCTCGTACAGACACACCACATTGGGGTGCTGGAGGGACTCCATGTTGGTGATCTCCCTGGAGAGCAGACGCTGGGCCTGACTGTCCAACCTGGTCTTTTCCAGGATCTTCAGGGCCACTTTGTCTAAGACAGAAGAAGGGTCAAGGAGGCGTCTGACTGTCAATGCCTGGTAAAAGAACATCACTAAAAAAGGACGCAACTCAGGAATATGACCCACTCGGAGTTATGTAATTGATTAACAATGTAAGTAAGTTATTCAGATAAATTCacaaacattagcattagcagaaTATTAGGTTCaagtttcttaaatgtgagaatttgctctCTGTAATGTAATtgtacattaaatattttttgcttttggtCTTTTGACCAGATAAGACTATTTGAGAACGTCACCTTGGATCCTGGGAACTTGTAATGAGCTGTTTTACCATACGCTGACAATTTACAGATGATCGGCTgattaactgataatgaaaatatggGTTAGATGTGGCCAACAtaacttttgacatttttaggaCCAAATAATTGGTAGATTAATAGTAATGAAAAAAGTAGCTGCAGCCTTACCAAGGACTAGAGTTCTGCTACCCAGTGTCGGAGGTGAGTTTgaactgttttgctgtttggGTTATTTTCAAATTGAATTTGTTAACAAGTTTCTCGTTGTAACTCATCTGCACCCCAGCATGCCGAGCCAGGTATATACCTGCGATGCCCATTAAAAAAGGCAATGGCCAGTCTGTTGGATTGGCCAGCTGATGGTCAGTAATTATTTCAAGCTTCAGCTCTCAAATTTGGCAATATCTACAGAGTCAGCCAGTCAGTAATGTAACAGAGGTGTAAGGGATGGATGGTTATGGGTGCTTTGTTGTTTGGGAAAGAAGTGTACCTTTAGTCAGAGCGTGGAAAGCCATTTTGACCCTGGAGAAGGTCCCAGAGCCGATCTCCCCGCGGACCTTGTAGAAGCCCACCCTTCGGCCGATGATCAAATCCTTAATGGTATTCTCATCCTTGCACATATTGGTGGTGAGCTTCTGCAAAGGGGTGAGGTCGTCGGCCTCCTCATCCTCGGGGCCGACGTCAGAGCTGTCCGTCAGGCTGTAGAGACTGTGGTGTCGCTTGATGCTTGTCACTTGGTACTGGCCACGAGGCATTTCTGCAGCACGCTGAGGATAAGGTCATCTGACAAAACATGATAACACGATTACGGCATCTCCAGCACATGGACATACAGTATTTACTCTGTTCCCTACAACTGCTAGTAAGATGTTAAAAGCATCTTTACTTCACGGGAAataacacaaatgtaaaaatagtaTAAGTGGTTTCAAAAGTATCCAGAAAGAGTTAACTTGAGACCACAAGCCTTGTTGTCATtgtcaaaagcagcagcagaatgagtCTAACTCAATAAAATAATGCATCAAGGCTTAATGAGACAGCAAGCATTtgagaaaaaattaaatgttattaaaattACGTTAATCCCTTAAAACCAAGTTTCCTTGATATAAATTTCTGTTAACATTGCATATAAATATTCTAAACTTGCTTCTTCCAGTGCTTCACTGAAACattatttaagatttaagaCAACACCAATATATTCAATACAAATTCTTCAGTGTCTAATGCAACATTTTGCACACATATTTCTGTAAATACTACAGACGCGAATAGCTGGAATAAGAGAATTTTAACATAAACAGATTAATATAGAAAAAAGATCTAAAGATTATTGTTTTCTTACCAATTTTCCAAATTGCAGCTCTGCATCAAAACATCACAACAGCAGTATAAGAAAGTTGCTCTTCTGGCCCAGTAGGAGCaagaaaaatgactttgtttgCACTGTTTGTGCCAAAATCATCACACTGAGAGGAACGGTGCTGTCATattctccttctctgtcctctctaaCACACAACTGTACACTCATGGCAAAGTgtacagggagggagggggcgcGACTCTTTGAGCCATCAACCAAGTGTACAGTCGGTGCAGGCTTCCCTGGCCACACCCCTCACAGCTCAGCCCTCCATGtcttcaccttctcctcctcactgacGGAGGATTAAAATGGTGTCATGAACTTTAATCCTGTTTTAATTTAGGTTTGTCCCAATCCCTTCAAATGGTTATCAGTTCACGGCGGCAAAAATGGGGCCAAAAGCACTCATTGTGTTTGTACCTACACAACATATGACCACAATGCTTTGGTTTGCAGGTTTAGCAGAGCACATTTGTGTGAGAGAAGTGAAGGTGTTACGCAGCGAAGGTTGATCTCCTGGTTTCTGTGAAGATGAAATGTTATGCAACGGTATTACCCAATGTTCCCATAGAGATTAGCTCTCTGTCCCCTTTAGATGCTGGCTGAGCAGCACAGATAAAGGGATTATAAAGCATGGGGTCAACACTTCCAGTCCTCATTCAGGTGTGCTGTCCCtgtgagcagcagtggagggacAGCAGGGGGACACTGCAGTCAAGGACACAGTCAATTCTAATTCCAATTCTAAAAGCCCACtgaaatcatctttttttatgtaaagcaAGTGTAGTTCAGGTATTACAGCCCGATCAGCACAGCTTTTATCTTACTACAGATATAGTGCATCAGCACATATGACTCATATGACATATGATTAACACCAAAGATATGTTTTAGCTAATCCAGAAACCGTGCCTTTTAGTGCAGCATCATTCTGCCTTGTTTTCACCTTGcaggtctttgtgtgtgtttataagtCTGTCTGTGGACAGATACTGTCACCAATAGCCTCACAACCACGCAAGATACATTCATGAAACCTTACCCGTGTGTAGCTGTGATCACGATGGCGGCCAAGTTCGAAAGTGGGTGTAGTCCCAACAAGGGTGTGGTAGAGGGCCCCCATTTTACGCTCCTGgcacacatttgtttgaaaTCAATGTATCCcagttttagaagaacagagcAATCTATGTGCTTTGCCCTCATCTTTGGCATCTTCATGTTATCGGGAGCTGGTTTCAGTGAGGAAAATACATTGGTGAACAGCATGATGGATTCAGGAGGTTGGTTGCTTGGGTTGGAGGAGTCATATGATCAatagatccccttatgacatcataaacggatattaaaaagtgcattttgcataatatgggacctttaattttttttctatttagatAGACATGAATGTTTTAGACAACTGGGAAAAGAAGATCTGTGCAGACATTTACTTTTCTAAACAGCAACAATGTGAACTCTTGGAACATAAATTACAGAATGTAGAGTTGAGGGGCTCTACTTTTTCACAATGTCGGGATCATAAGTTTCACTTCAAAGaatctgaaaaagaaatgaagaaatagGAGAAATGAGTCAGTGTCATATTGTTTTAGAATGAAAG from Pempheris klunzingeri isolate RE-2024b chromosome 19, fPemKlu1.hap1, whole genome shotgun sequence includes:
- the nim1kb gene encoding serine/threonine-protein kinase NIM1 — its product is MPRGQYQVTSIKRHHSLYSLTDSSDVGPEDEEADDLTPLQKLTTNMCKDENTIKDLIIGRRVGFYKVRGEIGSGTFSRVKMAFHALTKDKVALKILEKTRLDSQAQRLLSREITNMESLQHPNVVCLYEVVETPSRLYLVLEYAGGGDLHNRICNEGKLLDNTSKITFAQILSAIKYLHNINIIHRDLKAENILFTSTGCVKVADFGFSTRVSNRNNALDTFCGSPPYAAPELFRDECYLGPPVDVWAMGVLLFFMVTGTMPFRAETMGKLRRCIIEGTYTLPPWVPGPCQRLIRGILKIVPAERYAVDQMLGCDWLLPVEFPWSLVPHEPASPLQNLLDSERGDLEEEVELEEEVRGSLEELGFTTEHLQNNQPKDTRNPVTGVYRILLHRAQKRRGCDSPPVVRGMVRDPKREGLRAYRGLRHTSKLCVLS